Proteins found in one Candidatus Eremiobacteraceae bacterium genomic segment:
- a CDS encoding aspartyl protease family protein, giving the protein MKQAVLCALTCAAALFWLSATSAAGSLEDAPPGLQPTTASLSDVLAHYDSSENAQIVHTRIEQWRVSERGLTGSYVETTSGDDYRAVLTLGPLTSMNGRWHGQSWRQDENGLTVLRQDIHQKSAISEEALDYALDHPRSPGRGIELVGEIDAPAHAYVVRVHPEGGRLVWLFFDAASGLIDREESVEAERRTVTEYDDWRPIDGEMHAWHHHISDGHANNDEDWTLLSLRNDVPVAAADLEIPADRRMLVEFPTGETQVRLPARVVNGRVIVRLTIAGRGLDFLLDSGAGDIAVDSGMAQALHLATFGKVTQEIAGQFDRSTAIVPEIRIGDLLMHDVIVSTIPFQSQPTADTKIVGLLGFDFFKDAVVRIDYARGTVDAIDPSRFVAPQAAVSLPVALDDGVPLVSAEVGDDEGDHFIIDTGSTFTIIFSGFAADHPDAVADQGGGLAERREYPTLAQGVGGQVLLVPTEIRSLRFAGAQFEYVQVYVTHAARALEREDEDGLIGAPTLSRFIVYLDYARQRVELIRNG; this is encoded by the coding sequence ATGAAGCAGGCCGTGCTTTGCGCGCTGACATGCGCCGCAGCGCTGTTCTGGTTGTCAGCCACTTCCGCGGCGGGTTCGCTTGAGGATGCACCGCCAGGCCTGCAGCCGACCACGGCATCGTTGAGCGACGTCCTCGCGCATTACGACTCGTCCGAAAACGCTCAGATCGTGCACACCCGCATCGAGCAGTGGCGCGTATCCGAACGCGGCTTGACCGGCAGCTACGTCGAGACGACGTCGGGGGACGATTACCGAGCCGTGCTGACGCTGGGCCCGCTTACGAGCATGAACGGGCGCTGGCACGGCCAGAGCTGGCGCCAAGACGAGAACGGCCTGACCGTGCTGCGCCAGGACATCCATCAAAAGTCCGCGATCAGCGAGGAAGCGCTCGACTACGCCCTGGATCATCCACGCTCGCCCGGGCGCGGGATCGAGCTGGTCGGCGAGATCGACGCACCGGCGCACGCCTACGTGGTGCGCGTCCATCCCGAAGGCGGCCGGCTCGTCTGGCTGTTCTTCGATGCCGCCAGCGGCTTGATCGACCGGGAAGAGAGCGTGGAAGCCGAGCGGCGCACCGTGACCGAGTACGACGATTGGCGGCCGATCGACGGCGAGATGCATGCCTGGCACCACCATATCAGCGACGGTCACGCGAACAACGACGAGGATTGGACGTTGCTCTCGCTGCGCAACGACGTGCCCGTCGCCGCCGCCGATCTCGAGATCCCCGCGGACCGCCGGATGCTTGTGGAATTTCCGACCGGCGAGACCCAGGTCCGCTTGCCGGCGCGCGTCGTCAACGGCCGAGTGATCGTGCGCTTGACGATCGCCGGCCGCGGCCTTGATTTCTTGCTCGATTCCGGCGCCGGCGACATCGCCGTGGATTCGGGCATGGCTCAGGCGCTTCACCTCGCGACCTTCGGCAAGGTCACCCAGGAGATCGCCGGCCAGTTCGACCGCTCGACCGCGATCGTGCCGGAGATCCGCATCGGCGACCTGCTGATGCACGACGTCATCGTCTCGACGATCCCGTTCCAATCGCAGCCGACCGCCGATACGAAGATCGTCGGCTTGCTGGGCTTTGACTTCTTCAAGGACGCCGTCGTGCGCATCGACTACGCGCGCGGCACGGTCGACGCGATCGATCCCTCACGCTTCGTGGCGCCGCAGGCGGCCGTCTCGCTGCCGGTCGCGCTGGACGACGGCGTGCCGCTGGTCAGCGCGGAAGTGGGCGATGACGAAGGCGATCATTTCATCATCGACACCGGCTCGACGTTCACCATCATCTTCTCCGGCTTCGCGGCCGACCATCCAGATGCGGTCGCCGATCAGGGCGGTGGCCTGGCCGAGCGCCGCGAGTATCCGACGCTAGCGCAGGGCGTCGGCGGCCAGGTCCTGCTCGTGCCGACGGAGATCCGCTCGCTGCGTTTCGCCGGCGCGCAATTCGAGTATGTCCAGGTCTACGTGACGCATGCCGCGCGCGCGCTCGAGCGCGAAGACGAGGACGGATTGATCGGAGCGCCGACGCTATCGCGCTTCATCGTGTACCTCGACTATGCGCGCCAGCGCGTCGAACTGATCCGCAACGGCT
- the thiH gene encoding 2-iminoacetate synthase ThiH, with protein sequence MTFSATFDPRATRELLERSARASSAAVRAAAQRGAATLEDAATLLSPAAGEQLEELAALAHRSTVARFGKTIGLYAPLYLSNECVCTCTYCGFSMGLPIARRTLRIDEVVREARTLATRGIKSILLVSAEHPKHVYPEYVAQCVRETKLIAPYVALEIAAAEEDDYRRYVAAGCDGVVLYQETYDPQAYATHHLGGPKKHYEWRLDAPERASRAGVRHLGIGALLGLADWRFEALALLTHARWLERHCWRSQINVSLPRINHAQGGYVPKHLVGDRDFVHVMTFLRLALPTAGITLSTREAPQLRDRLVPLGVTLMSAGSSTEPGGYGEPGAAGEQFELEDHRSPEEVAQRLRELGYEPVFKDWEIMAAPVARAVAD encoded by the coding sequence GTGACGTTCTCCGCCACGTTCGATCCTCGCGCGACCCGCGAGCTGCTCGAGCGCAGCGCGCGCGCATCGTCAGCGGCTGTGCGTGCCGCCGCGCAGCGCGGCGCAGCCACGCTCGAGGATGCAGCCACGCTGCTATCGCCGGCCGCCGGCGAGCAGCTCGAAGAGCTGGCCGCGCTGGCGCATCGCTCGACCGTCGCGCGCTTCGGCAAGACGATCGGCCTGTACGCGCCGCTGTACCTCTCCAACGAGTGCGTGTGCACGTGCACCTACTGCGGCTTTTCGATGGGGTTGCCGATCGCGCGGCGCACGCTGCGCATCGACGAGGTCGTGCGCGAGGCGCGCACGCTCGCGACTCGAGGCATCAAGAGCATCTTGCTGGTCTCCGCCGAGCATCCCAAACACGTGTATCCCGAGTACGTGGCGCAGTGCGTGCGCGAGACCAAACTGATCGCCCCGTATGTCGCGCTCGAGATCGCCGCAGCCGAAGAGGATGACTACCGGCGTTACGTCGCGGCCGGCTGCGACGGCGTTGTGCTCTATCAGGAGACCTACGATCCGCAGGCGTATGCGACCCACCATCTGGGCGGTCCGAAGAAGCATTACGAGTGGCGGCTCGACGCGCCCGAGCGGGCGTCGCGCGCAGGCGTGCGCCACCTCGGCATCGGCGCGCTGCTCGGGCTCGCCGATTGGCGCTTCGAAGCGCTGGCGCTGCTGACGCACGCGCGCTGGTTGGAGCGGCACTGCTGGCGTTCGCAGATCAACGTGTCGCTGCCGCGCATCAATCACGCGCAAGGCGGCTACGTGCCCAAGCACCTGGTCGGCGATCGCGACTTCGTGCACGTCATGACGTTTCTGCGCCTCGCTCTGCCCACCGCGGGCATCACGCTCTCGACGCGCGAGGCGCCGCAGTTGCGCGATCGGCTCGTGCCGCTCGGCGTCACGCTGATGAGCGCCGGTTCGAGCACCGAACCGGGCGGCTACGGCGAGCCGGGCGCGGCCGGCGAGCAGTTCGAGCTCGAGGATCACCGCTCGCCCGAAGAAGTCGCGCAACGCCTGCGCGAGCTGGGATACGAGCCCGTGTTCAAAGATTGGGAAATCATGGCCGCGCCGGTCGCGCGCGCCGTGGCGGACTAG
- the thiE gene encoding thiamine phosphate synthase, translating to MSAASARLSGVRLYLISDASPPGGLIRLLEAAVRGGVDMFQLREKNFADSALLEAAASCARTCSRLGVPFIVNDRADIALAAHADGVHLGQDDLPVGAARALLGPAAIIGLSTHSREQIDAAGRDVDYIGVGPIHETPTKPGRPAVGLDLLRYAAAHAAQPFFAIGGLDPGNLAEAVRAGAQRISILRWIAQAPDPEAAARDVRDAMDHATAGASCERATT from the coding sequence ATGTCCGCGGCATCCGCGCGCCTCTCCGGCGTCAGACTGTACTTGATCAGCGACGCGTCGCCGCCCGGCGGCTTGATCCGATTGTTGGAGGCTGCCGTTCGCGGCGGCGTGGACATGTTCCAATTACGCGAGAAGAATTTCGCGGATAGCGCGCTGCTCGAGGCCGCCGCATCGTGCGCGCGCACGTGTAGCCGGCTCGGCGTGCCCTTCATCGTCAACGATCGCGCGGACATCGCCCTCGCCGCGCACGCGGACGGCGTGCACCTCGGACAGGATGATCTGCCGGTCGGCGCTGCGCGAGCGCTGTTGGGGCCGGCAGCCATCATCGGCCTGTCAACGCACTCGCGGGAGCAGATCGACGCCGCCGGCCGCGACGTCGACTACATCGGCGTCGGGCCCATCCACGAAACACCGACCAAACCCGGCCGCCCGGCGGTCGGACTCGACCTCCTACGCTACGCCGCCGCGCACGCCGCGCAGCCGTTCTTCGCGATCGGCGGGCTCGATCCGGGCAATCTGGCCGAGGCGGTGCGCGCCGGCGCGCAGCGGATCTCTATCCTGCGCTGGATCGCGCAGGCGCCCGATCCCGAGGCAGCGGCGCGCGACGTGCGCGACGCGATGGATCATGCGACCGCCGGCGCGTCTTGTGAACGCGCCACGACATAG
- a CDS encoding sulfite oxidase-like oxidoreductase: METKADPKRLPPGQYFVRDFPVLHVGSVPAFDPQRWRFRIFGEVEQQQELTWDQFTALPGKTVKTDIHCVTRWTKFDTTWYGVPFAEIVKLCKPAGAAKFVTTHGANGYSANVPLAVAADDDVLFAYQYEGKPLEPIHGGPMRMFIPKRYFWKSTKWCNGVEFSSEDKPGFWEVRGYNNDADPWKEERYW; this comes from the coding sequence ATGGAGACAAAAGCCGATCCAAAGCGTCTGCCGCCCGGCCAATACTTCGTGCGCGACTTCCCGGTGCTGCACGTCGGAAGCGTGCCTGCGTTCGATCCGCAACGCTGGCGCTTTCGCATCTTCGGCGAGGTGGAGCAGCAGCAGGAGCTCACCTGGGACCAGTTCACGGCGCTGCCCGGCAAGACCGTGAAGACGGACATCCACTGCGTCACGCGCTGGACGAAGTTCGACACGACCTGGTACGGCGTGCCGTTCGCCGAGATCGTCAAACTGTGCAAACCCGCGGGGGCGGCCAAGTTCGTGACCACGCACGGCGCGAACGGCTATTCGGCGAATGTGCCGCTCGCCGTAGCGGCCGACGACGACGTGCTTTTCGCCTATCAATATGAAGGCAAGCCGCTCGAGCCGATCCACGGCGGACCGATGCGCATGTTCATCCCCAAACGCTATTTCTGGAAGAGCACGAAGTGGTGCAACGGCGTGGAATTCAGCAGCGAAGACAAACCCGGTTTCTGGGAGGTCAGAGGGTACAACAACGACGCGGACCCGTGGAAAGAAGAACGCTACTGGTGA
- the thiS gene encoding sulfur carrier protein ThiS has translation MEATFTANGKARTATPGMTVADLLASANLTPLQVFVEYNGEPLPRERFAATPIEAGDRIEIAQMVGGG, from the coding sequence ATGGAAGCCACGTTCACGGCCAATGGCAAGGCGCGCACGGCGACGCCGGGCATGACAGTGGCCGACCTGCTCGCGTCGGCCAACCTGACGCCGCTGCAGGTGTTCGTCGAATACAACGGCGAGCCGCTGCCGCGCGAGCGTTTCGCCGCCACGCCGATCGAGGCCGGCGATCGCATCGAGATCGCGCAGATGGTAGGGGGCGGCTGA